The genomic DNA CACACCGCCACCGGCATGCGGAAGTCCGCCTCGGTGTCCCACGGGATGCGGGTGGCCCGCAGCCGGCCGTCGGCCAGGTACCACGTGGTGCCGCCGAAGAGGAACTCCAGCGGCACGTCGCCGCCGGTGAGGCCGTGGAAGTACTTGGCCACCGCCACCTCGAAGTCGTAGGTGCACGGCACCCGGATGGTCGCCACGGTCTCCGCGCCGAAGGCGGGAACCTGCGTGACCGTCTGCGCCCACAGCAGGCTGCGCAGGTTCCGGCTCCACGCCTCGGGCCCGCCGAACAGCTCGGCGAGCCGCTGCCGGCTCGGCTCGTCGTAGGCGCGGCGGGCGGCCGAGATGCGGATCTGGGTGTCGAGGGTGACCGAACGCACCTCGGGACCGTCCGGATTGGTGATCCTGAGCGCGAACTCCAGCATCGGCACGGCCGCGAACTCCGCCGCCCGCACCCCCTCGACCGCCATCCGCAGGGCCGGGGCGCCGGCCGTCGTCACGTCGTCCACAGGATCAGGCCGGCGAGAGGTTGGGCATGTCGGGGTCGATCGGGTCGCGGTCGGCGGCGTTGATGCCGGTGGAACGCGCGGCGGTCGACCGGGCGTCGGGCAGGTGGCCGACCTGCTTGTCGTAGTTGCCGCACGCGTTGCCCTCGTTGATGCCTCTGACGTGCGAGGGGGTGTCCGGGCGGACGTCCCGTCTGCCCGTCTTGATGTGGTCGCCGTCCTTCTTGGTCATCGTGGCATCCCCTCAGGTGCGAAGCGGGTGGTCGGCCGAGGTCGCGGTCCTGGACCTGCGGCGCAGCTCGGTGAAGAAGTCGGTGATCTCGTTCCAGACGTCCGGCCCGCCCGCGAGGCCCTTCCAGTGGGTCCGGAGCAGGCCGACCAGGGTGTAGCAGTCGTCGACGGGCACGAGCCAGTGTTCCCGGGCGGCGCCCGTCCGGTTCACCAGCAGGGCTTCGACGTCGGGGGCGAGCCCCCGCAGGACCGGGTTGGCCTCCTCCAGGCGCTGCCAGGTCGCCTCCTCCAGCGGCGACTCGACGGCGCCCGCCGGGCTGGGGTAGAACAGCGCCGTCCGTCCCGCCGCCGAGTCGCGCAGCGCGAACGCCATCTGGACGGGGATGTTCAGGTCCGCCCAGGTGGTGTCGTCGAGGACGAAGTCCCGCAGCAGCCGCCGGTCGTCCGGCACCAGGCGATAGCGCTCGCCGCCCGCGGCGGCGTGGTCGAACAGCACGGCGCAGGCGCGGCAGGCACAGCGCAGCTCGCGGT from Nonomuraea muscovyensis includes the following:
- a CDS encoding DUF6084 family protein produces the protein MDDVTTAGAPALRMAVEGVRAAEFAAVPMLEFALRITNPDGPEVRSVTLDTQIRISAARRAYDEPSRQRLAELFGGPEAWSRNLRSLLWAQTVTQVPAFGAETVATIRVPCTYDFEVAVAKYFHGLTGGDVPLEFLFGGTTWYLADGRLRATRIPWDTEADFRMPVAVWKDVMDRHFPGGAWLRLGRDTFDRLHAYRIRHVLPGWDDVVGRLLKEGGG
- a CDS encoding DUF5947 family protein, translated to MSSGAGAPGAGEELCELCAAPAGTAHRHLLDLADRELRCACRACAVLFDHAAAGGERYRLVPDDRRLLRDFVLDDTTWADLNIPVQMAFALRDSAAGRTALFYPSPAGAVESPLEEATWQRLEEANPVLRGLAPDVEALLVNRTGAAREHWLVPVDDCYTLVGLLRTHWKGLAGGPDVWNEITDFFTELRRRSRTATSADHPLRT